CTACAATCTTATCCATAAAATAACGGTCGTGTGATACTACAAGAAGGCAGCCAGGGAAATCAAGTAAGAAGCTTTCCAGTACATTTAGCGTCACAATGTCTAAATCGTTGGTGGGTTCATCAAGGATTAAAAAGTTGGGATTTTGAATTAAAACCGTACACAAATACAATCGTTTACGCTCGCCACCGCTTAATTTTTCAACGAAATCGTATTGTTTTTTTCTATCAAATAAAAAGCGTTCTAGGAGTTGTTGTGCAGAAATTTGGCGCCCCTTTTTTAAGGGGATGTAATCTCCAAATTCGCGTACCACATCAATTACTTTTTGACCTGGTTTAATAGTTATTCCTTTTTGAGTGTAGTATCCAAATTTTACAGTTTCACCAATAACCACCTTGCCGGTGTCTGGTCTTAGTTTTCCCGTTAGTATATTTAAAAATGACGACTTTCCTGTGCCATTTTTGCCAATAATACCAATGCGTTCACCTTTCAGAAAATTATAGTCGAATTTTGTAAACAATTCCTTTTCACCATAGCTTTTAGAAACATTGTGGAGCTCGACAACTTTGGTGCCTAAGCGTTCCATGTTAAGTTCTAATTGAATTTCATGATCGTTACGGCGTTGGTGGGCGCGACTTTTAATTTCGCTGAAATCGTCTATCCTGCTTTTGCTTTTAGTGGTTCGCGCCTTGGGTTGGCGGCGCATCCAGTCTAACTCTTTTTTATAGAGTTGTTTTGCTTTATTGGTTTCGGTAGCTTCATTTTCAATTCTAGCGTCTCGTTTGTCTAAGTAATAGCTGTAATTTCCTTTATAGCTGTATAATTTTCCGTGGTCTAACTCTATGATTTCATTACAAACCCGCTCAAGAAAATAACGGTCGTGAGTCACCATAAAAATGGTAAAATTCTCTTTGGCAAAAAGTTGTTCTAGCCATTCAATCATTTCAAGGTCTAAATGA
This Rasiella rasia DNA region includes the following protein-coding sequences:
- a CDS encoding ABC-F family ATP-binding cassette domain-containing protein codes for the protein MNYLSVENIAKSYGERVLFTDISFGINEGQKIGFVAKNGTGKTSLLNILSGDDVPDIGEVAYRKNLKTAFLSQEPNLNPDLTIEETILASDNPVLKIIARYEKALKNPEDTENYQAAFDAMDAHNAWDFETRYTQTLFKLKLDDLSLKVGALSGGQKKRLALASALLQSPDLLIMDEPTNHLDLEMIEWLEQLFAKENFTIFMVTHDRYFLERVCNEIIELDHGKLYSYKGNYSYYLDKRDARIENEATETNKAKQLYKKELDWMRRQPKARTTKSKSRIDDFSEIKSRAHQRRNDHEIQLELNMERLGTKVVELHNVSKSYGEKELFTKFDYNFLKGERIGIIGKNGTGKSSFLNILTGKLRPDTGKVVIGETVKFGYYTQKGITIKPGQKVIDVVREFGDYIPLKKGRQISAQQLLERFLFDRKKQYDFVEKLSGGERKRLYLCTVLIQNPNFLILDEPTNDLDIVTLNVLESFLLDFPGCLLVVSHDRYFMDKIVDHLFVFQGEGVIKDFPGNYSDYRIYEDSTPAETKEEGSSKPKNDWKKDQNKPQLSYNEQKEHGRLVNEIAKLEKQRETLQNQFATEGWDGEEIDKQSRKLQEIIDSIEEKELRWFELSEKLEG